ATAGGCATTTTCGTTGATCTTATCTAGGATGCGGAATGGTCATGTCCCACGGGGAGAGAGTTTGGACTTCCTTGCTTCTGGAAACCTCTCGGgccgcatgtgtaaccacaCCAAATCTTCGGGTTCGAACAAcacctccttcctcttctggcCATACTTGGCCTTGACCTTAGCCGTCTTGGCCTCTATTCTCTCCTTAACCTTCAAGTGCATGTTCTTAACAAACCCGGCCTTATTGGCTCCATCACGGCTGCGGTACATGGAGCTGGTCAGTTCGGTGAAGTCTAAAGGAGTCTCTGgctgaaacccataaacaatctcaaaaggtgacaGGTTAGTAGTAGAGTGCCTAGCATGGCTATAAGCAAACTCGGCAAAAGGCAAACAAGACAACCAATTTCTCAAATTCTTACCGACCGTAGCTCTCAACAGTtgagagagtgtacggtttactacctcagtcTGGCCGTCGGTTTGGGGATGGCAAGTGGTGGAGAATAGCAGCTTGGTTCCCAACTTGCCCCATAGTGTCTtccagaaatggctgaggaacttggtaTCTCGGTCAGACACAATGGTTCGAggaacaccatgtagtcggaccacTTCCTTGAAGAATAGGTCGGCGGTCTGAGTAGCATCATTAGTGGCGTTACAGGCTATGAAatgggccatcttggagaacctgtctaccactacaaaaatggaatccttgtggtttatcttgggtaaacccagcacaaagtccatagaaatgtctacccaagggtggttaggaatTGGCAATGGCATTTGTAAACCGTAAGGATGTGACCTGGACTTGGTTTTAAGGCAGGTAGTGCACTTGGCACATATGCTCTCCACGTCCTTCTTCATgtttggccaaaagaaatgttcagttaggacactcaaggtcttgtcccgaccaaagtgtcccatgaggCCGCCACCATGGGCCTCCCGAACCAGCAGTTCCCTCATGGCTCCTTTGGGAATGCACAACCTCTTTCCCTTGAACAGGAACCCTCCATGCTGGTAGTATTGTCCGAAAGCTCCCTTCTCAGTGTTCCTGAAAGcttcattaaaatcaagatcagtggcataagattctttaatatgttcgaaacccatgatcttggcctccatagtcacaatgagagtgtgtctccgggacagtgcatcggccaccacattgtctttgcccttcttgtacttgatcacatagggaaaggtctccacgaactcgagccatctggcgtgcctcttcttgagcgtggtctgtcccctcaagtgcttaagtgtctcatgatctgtatgaataacaaattccttagacaaaaggtaatgctgccaagtttcaagggaccttactagagcgtatagctctttgtcataggttgggtagttgagggcagctccactcaatttctcactAAAGAATGCCACTTGTCGGCCTCCTTGAGTAAGAACAGCTCCAATGCAtgtacctgatgcatcacactcaatctcaaaagttttattaaaatcaggaagtgtaagaacgggtgcatgagttaaactatatttaagcttgttgaaagactcctcttgggcagggccccaaacaaaggatacattcttcttgatcactgaggtcatgggagcagcaatggtgctgaagtccttgacaaaccgcctatagaagctggctaggccatggaagcttcggACATGCCCAATAGTGGTTGGCgtgggccagtcttggatggccttgatcttctcctcatcgaccttcaaaccctgtgagctcacaacaaagcctaaaaatattaactggtcagtgcaaaagacacacttcttgagattggcaaagagtcctTCCTGCCTGAGCGCCTTCAGAACCTGTTCTACATGACTAATGTGATCGGATAAGCCCTGACTGTAAATcaatatgtcatcaaaatagacaaccacaaatttaccaatgtagggccttagaacctcgttcataagcctcatgaaggtgctaggggcgttggtaagaccaaatggcatcacgagccactcatacaagcctTGCTTGGTCTTAAAAGCTGTCTTCCACTCGTCACCCTCCTTCATCCGCACTTGGTGATAGCTactcctaagatcaatcttggaaaacatggtggaaccactcagttcatctaacatatcatcaagtctaggaatggggtaccgatattttatggtgatgttgttgatggctcggcagtcaacacacatacgccatgtaccatccttcttaggcaccaaGAGGACGGGAACTGCACATGGACTGAGACTCTCTCGAATGTACCCCttgtccatgaggtcttggacctgtctctccagctccttagcctcCTCCGGATTGACTCGGTACGCGGCTCGGTTTGGAAGTGGGGCACCGGGCACAAAGTCtatctgatgctcaatgcctcAGAGGGGTGGTAAGCCGGCTGGTATCTCCTCAGGAAATACGTCCTTGTACTTGTCCATTAGCACTTGCATCTCAGCTGGGCAATCTGGTGcctcaaaacctgcaaaacaaccttccttaaagaccattagtagcacctgtgtaTCTTGCTGCAATGATTTAATCACTTTACTAGAAGAGATGAAAAGGTTGGTTTTACTAAACAGCCCAGACTGGTCCATGGCTCTCTGCATTTCGTAGACCTCTTGGGGGCTGAGAGGAGccaggctgtgcttcttgttgttgtgggtgAAGCTGTAGGTGTTAGTCCTTCCATGGTGAATGGtatccttgtcaaactgccaaggcctccCTAACAGCAGATGTCCGGCTTGCAtaggaaccacatcacacttcACCTGGTCCTGGTACTTACCAATACAAAAGGGCACAACAACTTGCTCCAAGATTTTAAGCTtcgtctcatcattgagccatttAAGCTTGTATGGCCTGGGGTGTGGCGACTTTGCTAGCCCTAACTTGTCAACAAGGTACCTGCTGGCCACATTAGTGCAAGagccaccatcaataattagaCTACATACCTTGCCCTCCACGCTACACCTCGTATGGAAGATGTTCTCTCGTTGGACGGtctctggatcaaagagagcaCTGAGAGCTCGTCTGACCACCAGTAGCTCACAAGTCTCAGCATACTCCACTATCTCATCTTCTGATTCAGCCGACCCTACATCGACCTCGTCTTGGGACTCATACTCGCCGTCCGCCTTAAGGTtcatgacacgcttgttcggACAGTCCCTGGCGTAGTGCCCCTTTccctgacatttgaaacaagtaataTCACGGGTTCTTTGGGCTGGAGTTTGTCCCTTACCTGGTTCGGATGAGCCGGGTTTGGACTGATCGGACTGGTTCTTCTTGAACCGACTTTCCACTTCAACGGACTTGTTTTTCTCAGCTCCTTTGGATCCGGATGGAGCCCATGGCGTCTTGTTCCTGGCACTAGAGGCGTTCTTCCTCCTAATGTGCTGCTCGGCCTGGACGGCATAGTGGAGGAGGTCGTTGAAGTTGACGTAAGTctgcctctccaccttgcgagcGATGCGGTCTTGAAGACCTTCCAAGAACTGTGCCATCATAACTTCTTCGGTTTTGCGCGTCctgagcttgttcttgagagccTCGAACTCTTCAAAGTATTCTTCCACGGTCATAATACCCTGAGACAACTTGCGGAAACGTTTTAGTAAGTCCCGCTGATAGTAAGAGGGAATATACCTTGCTCGGAGTTTAGCTCGCATCTCATTCCAAGTCTCGATCCTATAGACCCGGCCAACCTCGGCTACTTCCCTGTCCCACCAAGTTAGGGCATTGTCCGTCAGTTGGGCTGCGGCTAGGGCGATCTTCTTGGCATCGGTATAGCGGTAGTACtcaaagatgtactccatgcgcttcTCCCATTCAATGTAGGCGTCCGGGTCAACCTTTCCAGCAAAGGTTGGTGGAGTAAGTTTGAGATCCTTGCCCCCTTGCCAAGCGACCTCCTCATCTCGGAATCTCCTACGGATCGGGCTACCATCGCCTTGGACCCGATACTCCCGCCGGTTCCCACGCCCAGCCCGTTCATACCGCGGCTCGTCcggttcggtacggtcagtGTCTGAGTTGTCCTCACTGGATTGGGATTGTTGCTCTTCTGGAATGGGTTGGTTTCTCCTCCTTGGCTGTGGAGCATTAGCTCGGTTTCTCCCGGCTATCTGAGCCAGCTGCTCAGTCACCGTAGCCAGTGCGGCTTGGAGTTCAGCATGGTTAGCCAACAGCTGAGCATTGATCTCGGCTTGTGTTGGTGCTCCATCTAGGTCGCCCATGTTTCCTGCGACCAGAGAAAGAAACAAGTGATTTGCaaggaaacaaaagagaatgaaataatatttatCTAAGGCATGTAATGAATGTAAaacttcctttctttttttttaaataggaaAATAACTTGGAGTGCAAGCCAAGACAAATTGAATGCAATTAAATGAAAATCCGAATCAAAAGAAAGGAAAGTAAAAatcgaaattttaaaaaaatggaaagtacatttttttttttaaaatatgggaAAACTTAAAGTGCAAGCCAAGTaaattaaatgcaattaaatgAGAATCCTATCAAAAAGGAAAACTGAAATCGATGGATGCCAAAAACAGATTTCTAGATTGATGGATGCACAAAAATGGATCAAAAGATATGCAAACAAAACCGGTTTGAACTCGCCAAGAACAGAAAGAACAagtgcaaattttttttttttaaataacaaaagtaaATGGGTAGGATACAACCGTAGGCGTAGGagctttgagctctgataccaaaatgatacAGGCTGAGAATCAAGCAAGACCAAGGATCGACCAGAGGTTCAagaactcggactggacagaTCGGACAGACGGCTATGGACGGCTAGGCGGATGCGATGGAGAGGGGGATGaccgatctggttcctgaaacagatgagtactatttttgtgagtttttttatggatttaaaatgatgaactgaaagaaaactaaaatgatgaactaagaacagaaacaaatatgactttttatgggtttttaaattaaatggaaatctagaactatatgatgcaagAATGAACAAAGTAAGAGAAGGATAGAGatatgggggatggatccttgttgctggatgtgtgtctctctcaacaagaacagtggatggaggtggatagatatgggatttggcttgctggatgtaTATCACTCTCAAGACAAATCGATGGGTGGAATGGaagtgaagaatcgccacaagcttggtggtttggaGCTTGATAAGACTCGGCTGCTCTCTCTGTTTCTCACAGggaaaagacttagggtttctgagtttgcaaaggcaaaattatttcataaagaCATGAGGCCAAAAATCGCCTAGCACAtagagttatatagggtttttCCCTTTTGGGTCTCAAAATAAAAAGGCCTTAAAACATGCTGGCCGAAAATAAGGCTGAAACAAaagcccaaagtcttaaccaaataaataaataaaaataaagataaaccAGACAactggttgtcggtttgagaaggcctAAACCAGAATtcatagtatgcttgcatgttgcctcgttaaaacctttcggaaaaacccagtgggacaaaacccgataaggaaaaagagtacaacagcATACCAATCCTTCTGATGTCGGCTAGTTCTCAGAACCATGAAGAGTTGGAGTAGATGATTTGGAAATGGGATCTGGtccaagctcggatgtggaaatgagacgtccggcttggttgagtctgaactggatcgggccGGTCGCGTCATGAACCTCtgttgggccggcttgatcttgaatcttcaactggaccatctcctcaatcagcagctggtcctggtcagtctgtccatctcgatcaaggatttgttggacagccttggtgaaaccttctcgcaaagccctggttccactccgggtagtcggaccgcgtctaactatgggaacctctacttggataaCCTCATCAAAAGGGTCTTTTCTTAGATCTGGGTCAGATCTAGGGGTACATGGTTTGTCGGGAATGGAGAGCGTCGCTGCCTCTCCTGGAACCTTCCTTTCTGTTTTCCAGACCCTCTGTCGTCGATTTTTTAACCTCTGATCAGAGTGAGTTCCTCTTCTATGTTTCCCGCAGGTGAACTGTGTAGGGGCCATCGTGGAGGATTCTCCATCGCTCGATCTGATTGCACAACAGCGCGTTTGGTGCTTTCGGTTCTGGTGAGCTCCTCCTCTTCGCAGATTGGCAAGGGATCTTGGGCTGTCCCGTAGTTAAGCCGCTGTGGCGTCTGGAGTTTCTCACCTTCGTAGTAGCTCTCGCCTGGTTTGTGAGCTCTTGCTCACATTGTCCTTAAATCATTTGATTGTTTTATGGCTGCCCGAAGATGTTAGCTGCCTGTTTTGAGTCTCGTCGAGCCTTCCGACTTGGTATGTGGCCGGTTTCTGTTGTTTCCCTACCGCCTGCTTCCACACCGTGAAGCTCATGAGTCTCTTAAGGCTTGCTGTTGCTGGTATTTCTGGAGTTGGTAGCGCTGTATAAGCTGATGCAGAGCTTGGTCACCTCTTCCGGCTAATGCAGTTGCAGCCTCCCACCCAAGGGGACTCTGGTTATCAGACTTCTTTGAGGCATATAATTCCTTTTGCAGGTTCCAGCTTAAGGTGGCTCAGCCATTTCAACTCTTCAAATGATGAGTGCAAAGAAACACATCATTAGCCTTAGCAATAATCTAGTCTACTAGATTAGTCCTATTATGTTCTAGAAgcttttttaatctttttttgcGGCTTGTATAACCAAATTAGGTTCTTGAAACTCTTTGGATTTCAAGTTTCACCACTTGTAATCACTTTGATTACCAGTTAATGATATTAACATTCTtagcaaaaataaaagaaaaaaaagatattggCTATAACTATTAATACTTGATACAACAAACAATATAAACAGAATCCCAGGATATAAAAATAGTATTGCAGCAAGTTAAATAGTTTGGTttctatcactacaagaaaacactgGCTTTACAACGAAGTTTTACAACGAacataattcctcgtaaatttacaagtAGATTACGTCGACGTTACGACGAAAAGCAGTTTCATCGTAAAGCGGATGTAATATTACAACGAAACTGTTTcatcgtaaagtcgttgtaaagttACAACGCTTTTACGTGGAAAATTAAATTCCACGTAAACGCTTTGTAATGTAAcaaggactttacgacgaatcatGTTTCCTTatctttcctcgtaaagacGTTGTAATGTTACAAGGACTTTACGAGGAATCCTATTTCCTTACATTTCCTCGTAATGGCGTTGTAATTTAACAAGTATTTTACAACGAATCGGGTTACCGTTATACTTGGTCGAAACGTGTATTAAGTGTGCTTTATACCTAACTAAATTCCTTGTAAAGTGGATGTAAAATCCTTGTAAAAAAGTTGTAAATCCGTAGTAATACATTGCGTTGTAAAATACTTGTTAAACCTTTACCTACCAAACTGAAAAACACAACTAAAAAAAATGGCTGATGGATGCAATATCTACGAGATACGGAGTTGGACGATTAGTGACTTTCCTGCTTATGGGATATTGTCTGGGTGGACATctcatggaagattatcttgtccaatTTGTCGTGGATCGACAGAtgtttttcaactgaagaatggtagaaagagttgttggtttgattgtcatcgtcgatttcttcccatctcccatccgtaccgaagaaataagacattgtttagaTACAAAAAATTAGTCAGAGatagtcctcctccatatctcaccggacAACAGATCCTAGCAGAAATTGATTATTATGGAGCTCTGGAAACGGTGCCGCGTGGAGGAAACCGGACAACAGTTGTCAGAGATAGTCCTCCTCCATGTCTCAACACCaattggtgttgtggatgtcaacaCCAATATGTTCCCAAATAACCATCAATATGAAGatcttcccgaagatgcgacagatgaaccacgtgaagacgagttcgattGTAGTGACGACGATGACTGTTCAGATGTTGATGAGAACTCAAACGATTCAgaatgatgtaatatatgtaacaaatgttgtttttatctttacaaaatattgtacccaatgttttttttattgcttAAGTGAGATACTTAATGTATGTGTACTATAAGTTGTCTTGTATAATATCTATTTCTTAaggtaaaaaattttattttgttgaagTTAAGGGTTTTAGTTGGATAAAGAGGATGAAAGTATTAATGAGTGATAATGGTAAAGATGAtaactttggggtttagggatttgatttttGGGGTTTCATACTTTCctcgtaaattcgttgtaaataaaaacacgggcctggtaacttcgccgtaacataaaatattatttccatgtaaattcgtcgtaacataaaatattatttcctagtaacttcgtcgtaaatgaaaaaacacgggcctggtaactttgtcgtaaatgaaaaaacacgggcctggtaacttcgtcgtaaaccaaAACATGggtctggtaacttcgtcgtaaacgaaaacacgggtctggtaacttcctcgtaacattacgacgaagttacgaggaaaccgtttttatatatatgggagAAGTCTTTCAGACGAGCACTGCTCGTATCTTCCTCCCTAACTCCTCTCCCCCTCTAAggtaactttctctctctatcttttttttttatagtttaggtggttagtttaggtgattagtttagggaattagtttaggtgattagttaacggaattagtttagatgattagtttagaaaattattttaaacaattcgtttaagatatatattaatttaatttttttttaattttctagatggctcctagaccgAGACCAGCAGCTCCTGCACCTACGTATGCGGATTTGTTTAGCGATGGATCTTCCTCtagcggtccatcgtcttcttccgggacagttccagactctcacaCATCTCGGAGAGTTTCTTCGacccctcctcctcttccatctCAGATGCCTCCCCCACCAGCTCCACCTGTCGCCCCGGATCAGCCTGCCCCACCGGCTGCAGTTCATCCCGATTTGCGGGTGCCAGCTCATGCACCATTCGCAAGATACACCgtcgaggatttgcttgcccagcccggACGAGAGGGTTTACACGTTctggaccccgatagacccccggGTATTTATTGGTaagtacataaaattattaattttaaatttaaaatctttgatcaattttttaacaaatttgttatatttgcaagtttggggctaacaaccgggttagccggagcgtttcagaGACGATGAAGGGATATTATGACGGCCCTTATCCCAACTGGACCATGACTCCCGATCACGTCAAGacgacgtggtttaaatgttttgtggtaattatatttacatattattaatatttatattgttaattaaataattaatattttttttctaatcttttaaaatgtttgttttttcagcAAAGGTGGAACTGGTCCgtaggaatcaccgagagggtgaagagcGAATTTATTGCAACGGCGAAAACTCATCTTTGCAACAccgtctccgattggaaggacaagtgggagatttaCGGCTATGAGGGGAAGCCGAGCGGGCTCACAAAGGAAgcatgggatggcctcatcacctATTGGAATGAACCCAGCTCCATCCGCAAAGCCAACTCCTGCTCCGCTTTCCGAAGAACGAGGTATAAAGATGGCCATTTGCCCATGGTTCATAGAACCGGCCAAAAACCCCATGCCGGAATTCGTCTCAAAgctgtaagttttatttaaatttataattttcattattttaaacttgtatttattaattatatttaatttatttattattgttgtttattagtTGGAGAAGACTGGAGTTTTGCCATCTCTCTCGGacttattcaagatgactcacgcctcaCCAGATggggtttttgtggatcctgcatccgaGAAACTCTTCAACGCTGTGGCATCTCGGGTTGAAGAGCAAGAGAGGCAACTTACCCAACAGTCTgcagatggattacccgtcaagtTGTCAACCGAAGAGGTCGACCGGATCTTCGAGgaggtaaaatttaataattttaattttttttctttattttattattaactctaaatacgtttttatatatatacatataggtggctcctagaaagaagggAAGGACGGTCGGAATAGGTtccgttaacgaagttgcaagggcgacTTCGTCATACTATTCGAGACGGGACCACGACAACGACCGGATGCAGGCTCGCATGGATACCCAGCAGCAGCGTTTGGACTCTCTCGAGGGTTTGCTGGATGTGATGGCGGTGGGAAATCCAACTTTGCAGAGAGCTTTGGCGGAGAGACGAGCAGCTCTCGGGATGAGCCAGCCGGATCCCGAAGCAGGAACGTCTACAGACCCGAACCCCTCAGCCAACTACTTCGATGACGATGATGTTGgcctttagtttccttttttaatttcttttattttgtataaaaaatttaaattctatttaattaatgaatttatagttttttttaaaaaaaattatttggtttcatatttaattttatttcaaatattttaaattttaaaattattgttttataaaatttatataattattataattaattaatattttaaatatggagatgtaaattcgttgtaaaattCCACGTTAAGTCCTCGtaacatttacgaggaatttacatGGAGTAGTTGTAAAGTCCTCATAAAgtttacatcgactttacgtgGAAGCCTTACGTGGCTTTTACAACGAActattacgaggtatttacatcGCCATTTACGAGGTCATTACGACGAATAGTTTCCTTCCGCTTTACGAGGAAGTGACTTCCTCGTAAACGTAactaggactttacgacgaaacctccgttacgacgagcgtttaacaacgaaacgcgtatcgatgttaattcgtcgtaaagcccctattacgacgaatttacaacgaataccgccctcgtaaaaaatatgttttcttgtagtgtatgtaTACTGTATAATAACAAATACAAAATTCCGTAACGTCTAACAAGATTGTTATAGTCTACAACTATTATTATTGAATACAGTATGGAATACCATCTAACTATCTATACTCCACGACACTTTGTCATCCTCGGTAGATGACCTACTATACTCttctaaattaaaatctaatgaAGAGTAATAAATGTTACAATATAAGTTGTTAGCTAATTGAAAAGATATCGTGATAGAATAGGTATTCCTTGTCAAATAACAAAAGTAGATGAATAAATCACAAACATATAATCATATGTTGGagagtaataaaaaaaattatcgactaagttatatataatatattatatacacttTGGGTTACCATCTAACTAAATCACTATCACTATAGGTTACAAAGTATTCTACAATATATAGTgagtaaatattatgttaagtGGTAAACAATAGGTTAACGTCGATGAAAAATATTAGACTCTAACCTCCCAACAAAAGATCCAGATCTCTGTCTTCTTCATTCAGACATGCATTGAGCTATAAAGATAATGTATCTTATCTatcttcaaaaaataaaaccagTAGTTTTACGGTTAGGTTTGGAGAGgacaaaactattaaaacaaaatgagAAGATATCACAAACAAATAATGACATAGTGATAGTGATGTTACTTACAAATTAGGAGCAGTTGGGAATCTTGGATGCAAAAACAAGTGTCTCTTCAGTTTTCTGAATTAGATCTAATAATGGCTTCTTTTGATTacttctctgtctctctcttctttctagGTCTGAAAATGGAGAATTTAATTTTCagagaatttgaaaaaaaacgttttagtgTGTCTAAGCTCTGATATAAAATCCAACCTAGGATTACGTAGGCTTGTAGAGCCGTAGggtttattttagtattaaaaaatGTACAGTCCATGTAATAGTGATTGGGTCTAAATGATGTATATACACTctaatttctctataaaatatatggtttaatttttgaatatattgcattggaaaataataaattggaCATAACCTTTTATCTAGTGGTCATGTtgttgttttaatagtattgatatttaaaactatttttttcaaacgtttttcaaaaaaattgttcggTTTTCGCTGCTAGTTGGATTTGATATTCGTTTTCGGATATAATACTTTAAGAATTGTTCGAGTATATATGCCAGGTCTAAAAGAGTATGAAACTTTTGATTTTTGGACGATTTTGAGTCGAGTTTTTTGGGTACGAATATTCTTAACTAATTATGTTAAGTAACTATtaagaaatataatatgttacaaactttagaaataaagtttaaaaataatttctgaaataCATATAGCACAAATGT
The window above is part of the Brassica napus cultivar Da-Ae chromosome C3, Da-Ae, whole genome shotgun sequence genome. Proteins encoded here:
- the LOC111206177 gene encoding uncharacterized protein LOC111206177; translation: MGDLDGAPTQAEINAQLLANHAELQAALATVTEQLAQIAGRNRANAPQPRRRNQPIPEEQQSQSSEDNSDTDRTEPDEPRYERAGRGNRREYRVQGDGSPIRRRFRDEEVAWQGGKDLKLTPPTFAGKVDPDAYIEWEKRMEYIFEYYRYTDAKKIALAAAQLTDNALTWWDREVAEVGRVYRIETWNEMRAKLRARYIPSYYQRDLLKRFRKLSQGIMTVEEYFEEFEALKNKLRTRKTEEVMMAQFLEGLQDRIARKVERQTYVNFNDLLHYAVQAEQHIRRKNASSARNKTPWAPSGSKGAEKNKSVEVESRFKKNQSDQSKPGSSEPGKGQTPAQRTRDITCFKCQGKGHYARDCPNKRVMNLKADGEYESQDEVDVGSAESEDEIVEYAETCELLVVRRALSALFDPETVQRENIFHTRCSVEGKVCSLIIDGGSCTNVASRYLVDKLGLAKSPHPRPYKLKWLNDETKLKILEQVVVPFCIGKYQDQVKCDVVPMQAGHLLLGRPWQFDKDTIHHGRTNTYSFTHNNKKHSLAPLSPQEVYEMQRAMDQSGLFSKTNLFISSSFEAPDCPAEMQVLMDKYKDVFPEEIPAGLPPL